In Shewanella sp. MR-4, the genomic stretch CTTGGCCAGAGCCCGGTACTACGATTGCCGTAACGCCCGACGCCACTTTACGCCCTTTGGCCTGTTTCGCCGCGCTGCGTAAATCTTCAATCCGCGAGTTAGTGCAAGAACCAATAAAGACTTTATTAATCGCGACGTCTGTCATCGGCGTGCCTGCGGTCAAGCCGATATAATCCAGCGCTTTTTCCATGCTAGCGCGAATCGTTGGATTTGCCTCATCGGCAGGATTAGGCACTGGCGCATCGATGGCAACCACTTGTCCAGGGTTGGTGCCCCAAGTCAATTGCGGTGCGATATCGGCCGCATCCAACACGACGGAGGCATCAAACTCAGCACCAACATCGGTTTTCAGCGCCTTCCAGGCGGCGACGGCCTCTGCCCAATCTTCGCCCTTTGGTGCAAACTCACGACCTTCTAGGTAATCGAAAGTGGTTTGATCCGGCGCAACCATGCCCGCCTTAGCGCCCATTTCAATCGCCATATTGCAGACAGTCATGCGCCCTTCCATCGACAGTGCTTCAATGGCCTCACCACAAAACTCAACTACATAGCCAGTGCCGCCATCCATGCCGATCTTACCGATAATCGCCAGTACGATATCTTTCGCGGTGACACCATCGGTGACCTGACCACGAACTTCGATTTTCATGGTCTTGGCTTTTAATTGGCGCAGGGTTTGCGTCGCCAGTACATGTTCCACTTCGGAAGTGCCGATACCGAAAGCCAGGGCGCCAAAGGCCCCGTGAGTCGCCGTATGGGAATCACCACACACTATGACAGTGCCGGGTAAGGTAATGCCAAGCTCAGGTCCCATCACATGCACAATCCCTTGATTAGGATGATGAATGTCATATAAGCGCACGCCGAAGTCTTTACAGTTTTGTGCCAAGGTCTCGACCTGAGTGCGTGCCATAGGGCTTAAGGCATCGAGACTGGCACTGCGTGTTGATGTGTTGTGATCCATGGTCGCGAAGGTTTTTTCTGGGGCGCGTAACTTACGCCCCGCCACTTTCAAGCCGCTAAAGGCTTGGGGTGATGTCACTTCGTGAACCAAATGTCTGTCGACATAAATGATCGGCGCTTCGCCCTCAGGGGTGGCCACAACGTGAGCATCCCACACTTTTTGATACAGGGTTTTCGGAGCGGTTGATGTTGAAGGAGTCGTCATTACACACCTGCCTTAACTGCATCGGCGATAAAGTCGCCCATTTCGACTGTCGATTTGGCCTTATGGCGTTGGTCGCTACTTAATAGCTCACCAGTTAAATAACCAGAATTCAGCGCTTTACTCACTGCACGTTCGATCGCGCTTGCCGCCTCTTCTTGCTTTAAGCTGTGGCGCAGCATTAGTGCCGCCGACAGAATTTGTGCAATCGGGTTAGCGATGCCCTTACCCGCGATATCCGGCGCGCTACCACCAGCGGGTTCAAACAAACCAAAGCCAGTGCTATTCATACTCGCCGAAGACAACAAGCCCATGGAGCCTGTCAACATGGCGATTTCATCCGATAGAATGTCGCCAAACAAGTTAGAGCACAGCATCACGTCAAACTCATCGGGGCGGCGCAGCAACTGCATGGTCGCGTTGTCGATATAGATGTGTTCCAGTTTAACATCGGGGAAGTCCACCGCCACTTCTTCTACCACTTGGCGCCACAGTACCGAGCAAGCTAAAACGTTTGCCTTGTCGACCGAAGTGACTTTTTTACGGCGGCCGCGGGCGGCTTCAAAGGCGATGCGGGCGATACGGGCAATCTCACGGCGGCTGTAACGCATGGTATCGAAGGCTTCTTCACTCTCACCTTCACCTTGGCGACCCTTAGGTTTACCAAAGTAGATCCCACCCGTTAACTCACGCACGCAGAGAACATCGAAGCCTCTAGCTGAAATATCGCTGCGCAGCGGTGACATATGTTCTAAACCATCATGCAATTTAGCGGGACGCAGGTTACAAAACAGTTCGAAGTGACCCCGTAGCGGCAACAGAGCACCACGCTCGGGTTGTTCATTGGGCGGCAGTTTTTCCCATTTAGGACCACCGACTGAACCGAACAGAATGGCATCGGCCGCCTCGCAGCCCTTCAGTGTTGCCTCAGGCAAAGGACAACCATGATTGTCAATGGCGATACCGCCGACATCATATTCAGTGTATTCAATGTTAAGGCCAAAACGCGCCTCAACCGCCTTTAACACCTTACGCGCCTCGGCCATCACTTCTGGCCCAATACCATCCCCGGCTAATACTGCAATTTGATAACTCATACGCCCGCTCACTCCTTCAATGTGAAAACTTTATGCTCGATATCGCTTGGGCTATACGCCGCCCAGCTCTCTGTTTTTATGCATATTCTGCTTGTAATCTGCGACCTTATCGGCGCGGCATGTCAGGTTCATCACGTGCACTAACGCACGGGCTGATGCCTCAACCACGTCGGTCGCTAACCCGACACCGTGGAAATTTTGCTCATGGTAAACCGCGGTAATGTCGACTTGGCCCAAGGCATTTTGCCCCTCGCCCTTGGCGCCCAATTTGTAGCTAATGATATCGATACGACGGTCCGTCGCACGGGCAATGGCGTTATAGGCAGCATCGACGGGACCATTACCAGTCGCGGCTTCGGTTTTAATTTCACCGCCGACATCGATG encodes the following:
- the leuC gene encoding 3-isopropylmalate dehydratase large subunit — its product is MTTPSTSTAPKTLYQKVWDAHVVATPEGEAPIIYVDRHLVHEVTSPQAFSGLKVAGRKLRAPEKTFATMDHNTSTRSASLDALSPMARTQVETLAQNCKDFGVRLYDIHHPNQGIVHVMGPELGITLPGTVIVCGDSHTATHGAFGALAFGIGTSEVEHVLATQTLRQLKAKTMKIEVRGQVTDGVTAKDIVLAIIGKIGMDGGTGYVVEFCGEAIEALSMEGRMTVCNMAIEMGAKAGMVAPDQTTFDYLEGREFAPKGEDWAEAVAAWKALKTDVGAEFDASVVLDAADIAPQLTWGTNPGQVVAIDAPVPNPADEANPTIRASMEKALDYIGLTAGTPMTDVAINKVFIGSCTNSRIEDLRSAAKQAKGRKVASGVTAIVVPGSGQVKAQAEAEGLDKIFIEAGFEWRLPGCSMCLAMNDDRLEAGDRCASTSNRNFEGRQGRGSRTHLVSPAMAAAAAIAGHFVDIRKPY
- the leuB gene encoding 3-isopropylmalate dehydrogenase; this translates as MSYQIAVLAGDGIGPEVMAEARKVLKAVEARFGLNIEYTEYDVGGIAIDNHGCPLPEATLKGCEAADAILFGSVGGPKWEKLPPNEQPERGALLPLRGHFELFCNLRPAKLHDGLEHMSPLRSDISARGFDVLCVRELTGGIYFGKPKGRQGEGESEEAFDTMRYSRREIARIARIAFEAARGRRKKVTSVDKANVLACSVLWRQVVEEVAVDFPDVKLEHIYIDNATMQLLRRPDEFDVMLCSNLFGDILSDEIAMLTGSMGLLSSASMNSTGFGLFEPAGGSAPDIAGKGIANPIAQILSAALMLRHSLKQEEAASAIERAVSKALNSGYLTGELLSSDQRHKAKSTVEMGDFIADAVKAGV